Part of the Musa acuminata AAA Group cultivar baxijiao chromosome BXJ2-7, Cavendish_Baxijiao_AAA, whole genome shotgun sequence genome is shown below.
GTGCGCAAATCACACATCAGCTTGGCATGTCTTGTGCCATATGATATGTGTAGTCCTCCATCTATAAATGCCCTCCTCCCCCGCTACTCCAAGCTTCTTATCACGGGCTCTCTCTTCTTCTGCGAGGTTGAAGGACCTCGCGGAAGTTGGAAGCCCTGACCATGGAGCTCCACTCGCATGTCACCGCCAAGAAGCTATGGGGCTACCTACGGGTAGCCTTCTTCATGATGAGGAAAGGCTTCATCTCCAAGCGGAAGCTGTTGATGGACGTGAACCTGTTGATGAAGAGAGGGAAGCTCCTCGGCAAGTCCCTCGGTAGCCTCATGTTCCAgttccatcaccaccaccactctCGGCCTGAGATCCCAACCTTTGCGCCATGCGAGTACGAGTTCTCGTGCAGCAACAGCCCTAACCCTGTTTTCTACCACGCCAAGCGCCGCCACAGCTACTTCCCCTGCCTGCATGCCGTCGTCGAGGAGGCCGACGACACCCCGCGGCGCGCCGCCGTGGACCTGCCGAGGATCGGGCAACGCACTTCGCTGTCGTCGCCCTTCTCCGTCCGGGTATCCGACtattcatcggaggaggaagacgGACTGAGCCAAGAAGAGGTGGACGACGAGGCGGAGGAGTTCATCAAGAGGTTCTACGAGCAACTACGGGCGCAGAGCCGTGTCGCGCTGCTCCAGTACCAGGAGGAGGAGTACCAGGAGATGCTTGCGAGAGGAGTATGATGATGGAGTCGTGATGCATTCATGGATCACGTCTCTACAGACATGTAATAAGACTTCGTCCTGCTTGATTCCTCGTGTGATTTCACGTCCAAACCTTCCTCCATTTCAGTATGTGACTACCTATCCAtgcattgatatatatatatataatgaatgatGAAGCGAGCTTCTACTGATATCATGGAATCGATATATAAACAATTGGACAAAGCAAGAGCGCAGCAACAACTAACTTGATAACACCATGGAATGATGTGTGTGGAATAGCCGATTGTTTTGGTTGTTCCGAAGAAATCAAAGAGAGTAATTTAATCTGCGAAGAAGGAAAACAATATAATCTTTGTCAAACCTTTCATCGAAGATAATCAAAGATTTGAAGGAGTAATCGAGTTTAACTTCAAAAAAAAGTAGAAAGAAATATTAATATCTTTGCATAAAATCTTTTTGTAAAGGTCTATCCAAGAAACTAATACTCCTATTATTCTTATAAATAAAGTTTTAAGTAGCAATCAAACCACAAACAACTAACAAAGGTTAATTGATAGGAAAGGATTAATCATTCAAGAAATAATCACTTATATTTTGGACTAAAAATGCAGTTCATCGTCAATTTTCGTGCCATCCGAAAGAAGATGCAACTAATTCATGTATAGAAGTTGGATGCATCAATTTACCCAGTGATTCAATCAAGTGGATGTTTGGTCCAATTCTGATAGATATGTAATAGTTCTACATATTGTGAAATGAAATAATAAGATTTAACTCTTAATGGCACATCAAATCATTAATCAAACTGGCAATACTCTCAGGCAACTCTCAATCAACATCAATAAGGATGAAAAGAGTCAGAATAGCCTTTAGTTGCTGCATCATCATCCAAATAAATCAGATGGCAATGTCAATGGCAAGTTGGCAACAAGGTTCGTCCATCAGATCGATctttatattatcatcttttcgGCTTATCTAAAGCAAGAAAAAACAATTAGTCCGCTCCACATGGATTACGTGCGATTATTCGAAAAGAAATCATATAGTTAGCTGATCTAAGATGAGGAAAGAAGATTACCCAGGAAACATTAAGCAGAGCTTTGTGTAGCTTTTACCACCAATTCCTCGGTGGTAGGACCTATGATCTCATTGGCCCGCTTCAAAGGAAGGCAGTATATTCTTCCAATAGAATCCTGATGGAGAAGTAGAACATAAAGCAAGTGAATTTAACAAACCAATCAACAATTTCATAACATTTCTGAAATAGCAAGAAGCCAACATCCCATATGATTGACGTCAAACAGGATATGATGCAGCTAGATCTTGCATCCAAGGTACTTTTCTCATTGATCCATAGTAACTTTATTAATGG
Proteins encoded:
- the LOC135616579 gene encoding uncharacterized protein LOC135616579 produces the protein MELHSHVTAKKLWGYLRVAFFMMRKGFISKRKLLMDVNLLMKRGKLLGKSLGSLMFQFHHHHHSRPEIPTFAPCEYEFSCSNSPNPVFYHAKRRHSYFPCLHAVVEEADDTPRRAAVDLPRIGQRTSLSSPFSVRVSDYSSEEEDGLSQEEVDDEAEEFIKRFYEQLRAQSRVALLQYQEEEYQEMLARGV